Below is a window of Mucilaginibacter ginkgonis DNA.
ATAAAGAAGGACAGAAAATCTATTGCTTCGGCATTACCGGCCTTTGCCGCACAGATAGAAACCTACTCTAAAGAAAACAGCCTCAACTTTAAGCAAGATCCAGATTTGGCCAGGCTAATCTCATACTTAAATACCCTTTAAGCATTTTTCAGTTCTATAGGCAATGTGATCAAAAACTCAGAGCCTTTATCGGGCTGACTAATCACTTTTATAGCGCCATGATTGGCAGTGATAAATTGCTTGCTCATCAACAAGCCAATGCTGGTCCCTTTTTCATTTGCGGTGCCGCTGGCACTTACGTTATCAAGGTTAAATATCTGATCGAGTTTGTCAGCAGCTATACCAACACCGTTGTCACGTATGCTGATAGACACTTCATTCTTTGCCGTATCGGCATCTGCGAGTATCCATACACTGCCGCCCGGCTTAGAGAACTTAATGGCATTAGATAAAATGTTACGGATAATAAATTCGAACTGATCAACATCTGCGGTAAGAGAAATGTCATCAGACACGAGGTTAAATACCTTAACGTTCTTCTGTGACGCGGTCTCGGCTAAGAGGAATTGAATACTTTGCACCACCTGCTTAATGGCAAACTGAACCGGCGACACTTGGATGCCTTTCATTTGCATCTGCCCCCATTTGAGCAACCCGTCAAGCGTTTCCAGTGATGCTTTACTGGTCATCTCTAACTTATGCAGTAAGGTGGCACGCTCGTCGTGCGTAACATCTTCGTCATTAATAATGTGCATTAAATTGATGATCGACACAAATGGCGAACGCAGGTCATGCGCGAAAACCGAAAGCAACTTATCCTTTACCAGGTTTACATTCGCCAGATTATAATTGATCTTTCGCAGGCGCAGATAGAACAGTAAGCCTATACCCATCAATATAGCAATTCCAATTGCCACTAAAAGGTATATTCTACGCTGCAATTGCTCGCGTTTGGTTATCAATTGAAGTCTTTGGACATTTAGCTTTGACTTGTTGAGTTCATATTGGGAAACAATGCCTGCAATTTGCTTCGACATTTCCTGGTAGTAAAGAGAGTCGGCTAATTTATATTGTTGCTTTTGCACCCCGTAGGCGGCTTTGTAGTTGCCAGATTGCTCATAAAGTGCCGCCATGCCCTGCAATGCAGTGATAACTTGTTTGTATGATTTTTTATCGAGGGCCAGGGTTTTGGCTTGCTCATAGTACTCAAGACTTTTAACAGGTTCAAGCTTCTTGTAAGATAATGCCAGGTTGAATAAACTTTCTAATTCGCGAAGATCATTGTTGATAGCCCTCGATTTTTCGAGCGA
It encodes the following:
- a CDS encoding tetratricopeptide repeat-containing sensor histidine kinase — translated: MFNLKLFVCLSLAGLSVNAQQSKTVSDQNKLITRYDSLISNYRYSKPDSALYYITKGLGYARQQQDIAGQALMLNQMGMMNDNQGHYPEARGNYSESFKLYQKLGAYKGMATETYRLGVVSQRMGNNDKAVAYHLSALEYSEHASDKHGIVEANLGLFEDYFSQHSYETSAGYLAVADSVNRLLPFSNLNFTIDNGYGKLLRERGQYEQAKQYVMQGLAKTNSPKYQGFFITLTNTLASIYTKEGNIAQAIVLQKQSLEKSRAINNDLRELESLFNLALSYKKLEPVKSLEYYEQAKTLALDKKSYKQVITALQGMAALYEQSGNYKAAYGVQKQQYKLADSLYYQEMSKQIAGIVSQYELNKSKLNVQRLQLITKREQLQRRIYLLVAIGIAILMGIGLLFYLRLRKINYNLANVNLVKDKLLSVFAHDLRSPFVSIINLMHIINDEDVTHDERATLLHKLEMTSKASLETLDGLLKWGQMQMKGIQVSPVQFAIKQVVQSIQFLLAETASQKNVKVFNLVSDDISLTADVDQFEFIIRNILSNAIKFSKPGGSVWILADADTAKNEVSISIRDNGVGIAADKLDQIFNLDNVSASGTANEKGTSIGLLMSKQFITANHGAIKVISQPDKGSEFLITLPIELKNA